Proteins from one Haloarchaeobius litoreus genomic window:
- a CDS encoding CehA/McbA family metallohydrolase: MGGNTDRIALDLHVHSDASYDGHEPVELVLEHAADIGLDGVVITDHDRIEASRKAAELAQEFGLVGIPGVEVSTEHGHLLAIGVEERPPAGKPFDETVERTRELGGAAVVPHPFQRTRHGVRKRNVTDCDAIETYNSMLFTGYQNRRARRFARARDYAEVGGSDAHHLMNVGRAVTVIDLDDPVDRVSDVAVAQVVDALRTGRTRVHGMRTPVHRSTIQYGVGASRKVTYLVTSRLPYVRPRPRAVAEFMTDN; this comes from the coding sequence ATGGGCGGGAACACGGACCGAATCGCACTGGACCTCCACGTTCACAGCGACGCGTCCTACGACGGTCACGAACCCGTCGAACTCGTTCTCGAACACGCGGCCGACATCGGCCTCGACGGGGTGGTCATCACGGACCACGACCGCATCGAGGCGTCACGCAAAGCCGCGGAACTCGCCCAGGAGTTCGGGCTGGTCGGCATCCCCGGCGTCGAGGTGTCCACCGAGCACGGCCACCTCCTCGCCATCGGTGTCGAGGAACGCCCGCCGGCGGGGAAACCTTTCGACGAGACCGTCGAGCGTACGCGTGAGCTCGGCGGGGCTGCCGTCGTCCCGCACCCGTTCCAGCGCACCCGCCACGGCGTCCGGAAACGGAACGTGACCGACTGCGACGCCATCGAGACGTACAACTCGATGCTGTTCACCGGCTACCAGAACCGCCGTGCGAGACGGTTCGCCCGGGCACGTGACTACGCCGAGGTCGGTGGGAGCGACGCACACCACCTGATGAACGTCGGGCGCGCGGTGACGGTCATCGACCTCGACGACCCCGTCGACCGTGTCAGCGACGTCGCCGTCGCTCAGGTCGTCGACGCGCTCCGGACGGGCCGGACCCGCGTCCACGGGATGCGGACGCCCGTCCACCGGAGCACCATCCAGTACGGCGTCGGTGCCAGCCGAAAGGTGACCTATCTGGTCACGTCCCGGCTCCCCTACGTCCGACCGCGTCCCCGCGCTGTCGCCGAGTTCATGACCGACAACTGA